In Pelagibaculum spongiae, one genomic interval encodes:
- a CDS encoding dsDNA nuclease domain-containing protein, which produces MISSNAGVEGSSGYSFQRCCVVFLIFDNQEELSQKNYFVCMEHHEDFLFAFLDEEGKIQNIDTYQAKKSSKDWSINTDLREIIGKITLVGKELLNDKHPKSDDYYHTLGFLTNKKISLKSQKEDNVRIETKTVSVSNLQANYSNLDPKIKKNILKGIDESLLEENQLENIRFQFIDLPQGYNGWQRTLTGLSHERFGKKINDHKAVIATLLQLLQNIEQHYNNGNIVSLTDTKKTFTKPALSG; this is translated from the coding sequence ATGATAAGTAGCAATGCTGGTGTGGAAGGTTCATCTGGATATTCTTTTCAGCGATGCTGTGTCGTTTTCCTTATATTTGATAACCAAGAAGAATTATCGCAAAAAAATTATTTTGTTTGCATGGAACACCATGAAGACTTTCTTTTTGCGTTTTTAGATGAAGAGGGGAAGATTCAAAATATTGATACATACCAGGCAAAAAAATCAAGCAAGGATTGGTCAATAAACACAGATCTCCGTGAAATAATTGGAAAGATAACATTAGTTGGAAAAGAACTTCTTAATGACAAACACCCAAAATCAGATGATTACTACCACACTCTTGGTTTTTTAACTAATAAGAAGATCTCATTAAAAAGCCAAAAAGAAGACAACGTAAGAATAGAAACTAAAACTGTTAGTGTATCTAATTTGCAAGCAAACTATTCCAATCTAGATCCAAAAATAAAGAAAAATATACTAAAAGGTATAGACGAATCTCTACTTGAAGAAAACCAGCTAGAAAACATCCGTTTTCAGTTCATTGACTTGCCACAGGGATACAATGGTTGGCAAAGAACGCTCACAGGGTTATCACACGAAAGGTTTGGTAAGAAGATCAATGACCACAAAGCTGTCATCGCAACATTACTCCAATTACTACAAAATATCGAACAGCATTACAATAATGGGAACATTGTCTCTCTTACTGATACAAAAAAAACATTTACCAAACCCGCCCTGTCAGGATAG
- a CDS encoding DUF4404 family protein, with amino-acid sequence MDNKLKQLVGQLQSALDTLEDSQARERIEISLSEIQQTLDSQQHPVEVSDEWLDGMRRMAAEFEQQHPTAAGLFRQITDSLSKMGI; translated from the coding sequence ATGGACAACAAATTGAAACAACTGGTCGGCCAACTTCAGTCTGCTCTTGATACCCTTGAAGACTCTCAGGCTCGTGAGCGAATTGAGATTTCCCTATCTGAAATCCAGCAAACACTAGACAGCCAACAGCACCCTGTAGAAGTAAGCGATGAGTGGCTGGATGGTATGAGAAGAATGGCTGCAGAATTTGAGCAACAGCACCCCACTGCCGCCGGACTGTTTCGTCAGATTACCGATAGCTTGAGCAAGATGGGCATTTAA
- a CDS encoding TetR/AcrR family transcriptional regulator: MIKTQVRAVPSQNRSRERVDLILRCTVDVICEVGVNGAKTSEIARRAGISLASLYRYFPNKSSIIGMLAEQYLEELHTFLYQFIEDFKLQEIDQLIEKSFSFYLEKRGFVEILKGMGSMPELAEIKKRDRELVALTMQQAAVARYGDVTAEEVYPACWLISEMMFYLCQQATNQGPEKRMELFKELKLMIRGFVLTRMSELSPAFARDLQTFSE, encoded by the coding sequence ATGATTAAGACTCAGGTTAGAGCAGTTCCATCACAAAATCGTAGCCGTGAGCGGGTGGATTTGATCCTGCGGTGTACAGTGGATGTTATCTGTGAAGTGGGAGTTAATGGTGCAAAGACGAGTGAAATCGCGCGTAGAGCGGGAATTTCTCTAGCTTCTTTGTATCGGTATTTCCCTAATAAATCATCAATTATCGGCATGTTGGCTGAGCAATATCTGGAAGAATTGCACACCTTTTTGTATCAATTTATTGAAGATTTTAAACTGCAAGAAATCGATCAGTTGATTGAAAAGTCGTTTAGTTTTTACCTTGAAAAAAGAGGGTTTGTTGAAATTCTCAAAGGTATGGGCTCAATGCCAGAATTGGCTGAAATTAAAAAGCGTGATCGAGAACTGGTTGCCCTCACTATGCAACAGGCTGCAGTTGCTAGGTATGGTGATGTAACAGCAGAAGAAGTTTATCCTGCATGCTGGTTAATCAGTGAAATGATGTTTTATCTGTGTCAGCAAGCAACCAATCAGGGTCCAGAAAAGCGGATGGAGCTTTTTAAAGAATTAAAACTGATGATACGTGGTTTTGTATTAACTCGAATGAGTGAACTGTCGCCTGCTTTTGCACGTGATTTACAAACTTTTTCAGAATAA
- a CDS encoding SDR family NAD(P)-dependent oxidoreductase translates to MIKTTLITGASSGIGKAFAELCAQRGDKVILVARNTQRLEQLAEQLQKKYNCHCQVLPCDLAKADAADTLFEQLKTDNLMPDVLINNAGMGVSGAFVANDFQKETNQLHLNVTTPTLLCHRIGKIMAEKSAGEILNVASVAAYQSGPFMAGYYASKSHVLSLSVALHHELKKSGVTVTALCPGPVQTEFFERSEITSVRLSQSPLMMQPAQVAKIGMAALSNKKSHVIAGKINWVLAQSIRLATRNMAARISGLINQGVKA, encoded by the coding sequence ATGATAAAAACAACCCTGATTACCGGTGCTTCATCTGGCATTGGAAAAGCATTCGCAGAATTATGTGCACAGCGTGGAGACAAGGTTATTCTGGTAGCGCGAAATACCCAGCGGCTTGAACAACTAGCTGAGCAGTTACAGAAAAAATACAACTGTCATTGCCAAGTTTTGCCATGTGATTTGGCTAAAGCAGATGCTGCAGATACCTTGTTTGAACAACTGAAAACTGACAATTTAATGCCAGATGTATTAATTAACAATGCCGGTATGGGGGTTTCTGGAGCATTTGTTGCAAATGATTTCCAAAAAGAAACCAATCAATTGCATTTAAATGTAACTACGCCAACATTATTATGCCATCGAATTGGCAAGATAATGGCCGAGAAAAGTGCTGGTGAAATTTTAAATGTTGCTTCGGTTGCAGCTTATCAGAGCGGGCCGTTCATGGCCGGTTATTATGCGTCAAAATCGCATGTGTTGTCTTTATCAGTTGCATTGCATCATGAGTTAAAAAAATCTGGTGTCACTGTAACGGCCTTGTGTCCAGGCCCAGTACAAACTGAATTTTTTGAACGATCCGAAATAACTTCAGTACGATTATCACAATCACCTTTAATGATGCAGCCAGCGCAAGTTGCTAAAATTGGCATGGCTGCTTTATCAAATAAAAAATCCCATGTTATTGCAGGAAAAATAAACTGGGTTTTAGCGCAATCAATTCGTCTTGCCACTCGAAATATGGCAGCCAGAATTTCTGGTTTAATTAATCAAGGAGTAAAAGCTTGA
- the ftsY gene encoding signal recognition particle-docking protein FtsY gives MFGSGKDKTKKKGGLFSWFRKDKPEQAPEPIAEVEAAVEASPEITSVDALPVETAVDTQIENQPAEAIHSDNDDHQIQDTVLLKAAAEQQQLEELESEDETIELTRADIQSIESSVGDLRDMFAPATEQAEPSSIELPAGTESEIEEIEIAALPLVAGESRDNELTRKVAEQAAAEQAAAEQAAAEQAAAEQAAAEQAAAEQAAAEQAAAEQAAAEQAAAEQAAAEQAAAEQAAAEQAAAEQAAAEQAAAEQAAAEQAAAEQAAAEQAAAEQAAAEQAAAEQAAAEQAAAEQAAAEQAAAEQKKPKKRGFFGRLKDGLSRTRANLAEGLASVVMGKRKIDDDLLEEIETQLLTADIGVDATMDIISQLTKKVARNELKDAEALMNTLKQLLQEIIEPVSQPLEIDSSLKPHVILMVGINGAGKTTTIGKMAKRFQSEGKSVMLAAGDTFRAAAVEQLQVWGERNNVPVVAQQTGADSASVCFDALQSAKSKGIDVLICDTAGRLHTQSNLMEELKKIHRVLGKQDGGAPHEVMLVLDSGIGQNAINQAEQFHKSVGVTGLTLTKLDGTAKGGIVFAIAKKMGLPIRFIGVGETIEDLRPFKADEFVEALFEGTEIRTEEETT, from the coding sequence ATGTTCGGTTCCGGAAAGGACAAAACAAAGAAAAAAGGTGGTCTGTTTTCCTGGTTTAGAAAAGACAAACCAGAGCAAGCCCCTGAGCCAATCGCTGAAGTAGAAGCAGCCGTTGAAGCGTCACCAGAAATTACTTCTGTTGATGCTCTACCTGTTGAAACAGCGGTTGATACTCAAATTGAAAATCAGCCAGCTGAAGCCATTCATTCTGATAATGATGATCATCAAATTCAGGATACGGTACTTCTCAAAGCAGCAGCTGAACAGCAACAGCTTGAAGAACTCGAATCAGAAGATGAAACCATCGAACTGACTCGCGCCGATATTCAAAGCATCGAATCTTCGGTCGGCGATTTGCGGGATATGTTTGCTCCAGCAACCGAGCAGGCAGAGCCTTCTTCAATCGAATTACCAGCAGGTACTGAGTCAGAAATTGAAGAGATTGAAATTGCCGCATTGCCTTTGGTTGCCGGTGAGTCTCGCGATAACGAGCTAACCCGAAAAGTTGCTGAACAAGCCGCAGCTGAACAAGCCGCAGCCGAGCAAGCAGCAGCCGAACAAGCAGCAGCTGAACAAGCCGCAGCCGAACAAGCAGCAGCCGAGCAAGCAGCAGCCGAGCAAGCCGCAGCCGAACAAGCAGCAGCCGAGCAAGCAGCAGCTGAACAAGCCGCAGCTGAACAAGCCGCAGCCGAGCAAGCAGCAGCCGAGCAAGCAGCAGCCGAGCAAGCCGCAGCCGAACAAGCAGCAGCCGAACAAGCAGCAGCCGAGCAAGCAGCAGCTGAACAAGCAGCAGCTGAACAAGCCGCAGCCGAGCAAGCCGCAGCCGAGCAAGCCGCAGCCGAACAAGCAGCAGCCGAGCAAGCAGCAGCCGAGCAAGCCGCAGCCGAACAAGCAGCAGCCGAGCAAAAAAAGCCTAAAAAACGTGGCTTTTTTGGTCGATTAAAAGATGGTTTAAGCCGCACTCGCGCCAACCTTGCAGAAGGCTTGGCCAGCGTAGTGATGGGCAAGCGCAAGATCGATGATGATCTATTGGAAGAAATCGAAACCCAACTGCTAACCGCAGATATTGGTGTCGATGCCACGATGGATATCATCAGTCAGCTGACTAAAAAAGTAGCGCGCAACGAGCTGAAAGATGCCGAAGCCTTGATGAATACTCTCAAGCAGTTACTGCAAGAGATTATCGAGCCAGTATCTCAGCCATTGGAAATTGATAGCAGCTTGAAGCCGCATGTGATTTTAATGGTCGGCATTAATGGTGCGGGTAAAACCACCACCATCGGCAAAATGGCCAAGCGTTTCCAAAGCGAAGGCAAGTCAGTCATGTTGGCTGCCGGCGATACCTTCCGCGCCGCCGCTGTTGAACAGTTACAGGTGTGGGGCGAGCGAAACAATGTACCGGTTGTGGCTCAGCAGACTGGTGCCGATTCCGCTTCAGTTTGTTTTGATGCGCTACAGTCAGCCAAGTCGAAGGGAATCGATGTTCTGATCTGCGATACGGCCGGTCGCTTGCACACTCAATCGAATTTGATGGAAGAATTAAAGAAAATCCACCGAGTTTTGGGTAAACAAGATGGCGGCGCACCGCATGAAGTGATGTTAGTCCTCGATTCAGGTATCGGTCAGAATGCGATCAATCAAGCAGAGCAATTCCATAAATCTGTTGGGGTAACCGGTTTAACCTTAACCAAGCTTGATGGCACCGCTAAAGGCGGTATTGTATTTGCGATCGCCAAAAAAATGGGCTTGCCGATTCGCTTTATTGGCGTAGGTGAAACCATTGAAGATCTTCGCCCCTTCAAGGCCGATGAGTTTGTTGAGGCATTGTTTGAAGGCACTGAAATAAGAACCGAAGAAGAAACCACTTAA
- a CDS encoding PD-(D/E)XK nuclease family protein, whose amino-acid sequence MEQNFQKLLLSNHFMQLDSFSSEFDLFKMMGVRNKELIHSNIIACLLNPSYPHGLGHAFLNAFTRGVSQLELIESSARAVPLSALIAATDNQVIISRELENIDLVIEYPQAKLVVAIENKIWAGEQKEQILRYQKILTSRYSGYTHALIYLTPNGKPPTTDDTNSSVPVYLMSYGQMIDQLAMVKSRANQKALFFIEQFSTHVEQYMSGSNEIRDLCWNIFEKHEDAYQQMAKHLAYCVQRKIENFFEKIEGKLNSDSMFSEFDGMEIISAYRERENKDHFDLNIRLQGWPEGLYIKIYKHSWFAVFPFVEKENLNKVKALLCAMNSKATKVSAWQGKYYVSKHSDLDSRRKILEQGNEISEEHINSALNKVREHIIEINKALN is encoded by the coding sequence ATGGAACAAAACTTTCAAAAACTATTGCTTTCAAATCACTTTATGCAGCTGGACAGCTTTTCCAGTGAGTTTGATCTGTTCAAGATGATGGGGGTAAGAAACAAGGAGCTGATTCACTCTAATATTATCGCCTGCTTGCTAAACCCGTCTTATCCACATGGTTTGGGCCATGCATTTCTCAACGCCTTCACTCGTGGGGTTAGTCAGCTCGAACTCATCGAGAGTTCGGCTCGAGCCGTTCCTTTGTCTGCCTTGATTGCCGCAACAGATAACCAGGTGATTATTTCCCGTGAGCTGGAAAACATCGACCTGGTAATTGAGTATCCACAAGCGAAGCTGGTGGTCGCGATTGAAAACAAGATCTGGGCTGGCGAGCAGAAAGAGCAGATTCTTCGCTATCAGAAAATCCTCACTTCGAGATACAGCGGCTATACCCACGCACTGATTTATCTGACACCCAATGGCAAGCCGCCAACCACCGATGATACCAATTCATCCGTGCCTGTTTATCTAATGTCATACGGCCAGATGATTGATCAACTGGCTATGGTGAAAAGCCGAGCTAACCAGAAAGCCTTATTTTTTATCGAGCAATTTAGCACCCATGTGGAGCAGTATATGTCTGGAAGTAATGAAATTAGAGATCTATGCTGGAATATTTTCGAGAAGCATGAGGATGCCTACCAGCAAATGGCGAAACACTTAGCTTATTGCGTACAAAGAAAAATTGAGAATTTTTTTGAAAAAATAGAAGGCAAGTTGAATAGCGACTCAATGTTTAGCGAATTTGATGGTATGGAAATCATTTCTGCTTATAGAGAACGCGAAAACAAAGATCATTTCGATTTAAATATCCGTCTGCAAGGCTGGCCTGAAGGGCTTTACATCAAGATTTACAAACATAGCTGGTTTGCAGTCTTTCCTTTTGTAGAGAAAGAAAACCTCAATAAGGTTAAAGCACTACTGTGTGCTATGAACTCCAAAGCAACTAAGGTCAGTGCGTGGCAGGGGAAATATTACGTTTCCAAACATTCAGACCTGGATAGTCGACGCAAGATTCTTGAACAGGGTAATGAAATATCAGAAGAACATATAAATAGTGCTTTAAACAAGGTACGTGAGCACATTATTGAAATTAACAAGGCATTAAATTAA
- a CDS encoding PilZ domain-containing protein, with amino-acid sequence MDQDRRQTGRQVISERLFVHVDGKVFSTHSVDMSREGLCINARMPLEPHTTVELIIGWPGQQRKYYLQGDIRWCRDEEGQHRMGVEIDVKATEDGADWQALFAELMSDAANDQ; translated from the coding sequence ATGGATCAGGATCGACGTCAAACCGGTCGTCAGGTAATTTCAGAGCGGTTGTTCGTGCATGTAGATGGCAAAGTATTCAGTACTCACAGTGTTGATATGAGTCGGGAAGGCCTGTGCATCAATGCACGAATGCCGCTAGAACCCCATACCACAGTGGAATTGATTATTGGTTGGCCAGGGCAGCAACGAAAGTATTACCTTCAAGGCGATATTCGTTGGTGCCGTGATGAAGAAGGGCAGCACCGAATGGGTGTTGAGATTGATGTCAAAGCGACAGAAGATGGCGCAGACTGGCAAGCATTATTTGCTGAACTAATGAGTGATGCAGCTAACGATCAGTAG
- a CDS encoding PaaI family thioesterase, giving the protein MSEAKTPLLNTSDFHSLCNQFLSAIPHSQTLGMQIVHAVRNRVIIKMPWRYEMVGNSQTGALAGGVITTLLDTVCGSAVLCALPKPEAFATLDLRIDHMKPSEGHRDIFCMAECYRLTNSIAFVRGVAYQDDPQKPIAHGVASFMRASSSNGNMVKTRQQPQKQPDEAPIATLNKAPELKQ; this is encoded by the coding sequence ATGTCAGAAGCAAAAACGCCCTTACTAAACACTTCGGACTTTCACTCGTTGTGCAATCAATTTCTAAGCGCTATTCCTCATTCTCAGACACTGGGAATGCAAATAGTTCATGCTGTCAGGAATAGAGTGATCATTAAAATGCCTTGGCGGTATGAAATGGTCGGAAATAGCCAAACAGGTGCATTGGCTGGTGGTGTAATAACAACACTTCTTGATACGGTGTGTGGGTCAGCTGTGTTATGCGCACTTCCAAAACCTGAAGCGTTCGCCACACTCGACCTTAGAATTGATCATATGAAGCCCTCAGAAGGCCACAGAGACATTTTTTGTATGGCCGAGTGCTATCGGCTAACTAATTCAATTGCATTCGTTCGCGGCGTTGCCTATCAAGACGATCCACAAAAACCTATTGCCCATGGCGTTGCCAGCTTTATGCGCGCTTCAAGCAGCAATGGAAATATGGTGAAAACTCGGCAGCAGCCACAAAAACAGCCCGATGAAGCACCTATCGCAACACTGAACAAGGCGCCGGAGTTAAAACAATGA
- a CDS encoding IS3 family transposase (programmed frameshift) — MPSYSEERKHAVLKRLLPPQSLSIPVLAKEEGISEAALYNWRKRFNLSGHPMPEKHLSSEQWSAEAKFAVVLATASFNEAELSEYCREKGLYPNQIKQWKQACIHGNQSAEKASKAPRKTLKEKTDEKKIKKLEKELRRKDKALAEASTLLILFKKARCLVRNRQRGQLTSLAQRQQCLEWFHQAITEGARRRQAADILNISLKTLNRWQDKAGKTIEDQRPLVVKDMPANKLSKEEEKTILNISNQKEFSRLPPCQIVPTLADRGTYIASESSWYRVLRRNGQLTHRGRSKKPHKRRKPTTHIATSANQVWTWDISYLPSRTKGLFWYLYLIVDIYSRKIVGWEVYEVESGEYAKVLVARTLLSENCLKNPPVLHSDNGAPMKSFTFKARLEELGVGSSYSRPRVSNDNPYSESLFRTVKYCPEYPSSGFATLDDARSWMLKFARWYNHEHRHSGIKFVTPHQRHNNEDKQLLEKRVAVYELAKSEHPERWPGAIRDWSHINEVALNPERERAGIN; from the exons ATGCCCTCTTATTCTGAAGAAAGAAAACACGCTGTTTTAAAACGATTATTACCTCCTCAAAGCTTATCTATTCCTGTGCTTGCTAAAGAAGAAGGTATTTCTGAGGCAGCATTGTACAATTGGCGCAAACGATTTAACCTCTCTGGTCATCCCATGCCTGAAAAACATCTGAGTTCTGAACAATGGTCTGCTGAAGCTAAGTTTGCTGTTGTCCTTGCAACTGCCAGCTTTAATGAGGCTGAACTGAGTGAATATTGCCGTGAAAAAGGTCTGTATCCAAACCAGATAAAGCAATGGAAACAAGCCTGTATTCACGGTAACCAATCGGCGGAAAAAGCATCCAAAGCGCCTCGAAAAACGCTTAAAGAAAAAACAGATGAAAAGAAAATCAAAAAGTTAGAAAAAGAATTGAGACGTAAAGATAAAGCACTTGCAGAGGCGAGCACGCTGTTGATTCTTT TCAAAAAAGCTCGATGCTTGGTACGGAATCGACAGCGAGGACAACTAACGTCACTTGCACAGCGCCAGCAGTGTTTGGAATGGTTTCATCAAGCCATTACTGAGGGTGCGCGCCGTCGCCAAGCTGCTGATATATTGAATATCAGCTTGAAAACACTGAACCGTTGGCAAGACAAAGCAGGCAAAACTATAGAAGACCAACGTCCATTGGTGGTTAAAGATATGCCTGCTAACAAGCTGTCAAAGGAAGAAGAAAAGACAATATTAAATATTAGTAATCAAAAAGAATTCAGTCGGTTACCGCCTTGTCAGATTGTCCCTACGCTTGCAGATCGCGGCACCTATATTGCCAGCGAATCCTCTTGGTACAGAGTATTAAGACGAAATGGCCAATTAACGCATCGAGGCCGTAGTAAAAAGCCTCATAAACGGCGAAAGCCGACAACGCATATCGCGACAAGCGCAAATCAAGTCTGGACATGGGATATTAGTTATTTACCTTCTCGAACCAAAGGCTTGTTCTGGTATTTATATTTGATTGTCGATATTTACAGTCGAAAAATTGTTGGCTGGGAAGTCTATGAAGTGGAATCGGGTGAGTATGCCAAGGTATTGGTAGCGCGCACTTTATTATCAGAAAATTGCTTGAAAAACCCACCCGTACTTCATTCTGACAATGGTGCGCCGATGAAGAGTTTTACCTTTAAGGCGCGCCTCGAAGAATTAGGTGTTGGATCTTCATATAGCCGTCCTAGAGTCAGTAATGACAACCCTTATTCAGAATCGTTGTTTCGAACGGTGAAATACTGCCCTGAATATCCGAGCAGCGGCTTTGCAACTCTGGATGATGCCAGAAGCTGGATGTTAAAATTTGCACGTTGGTACAACCACGAGCATCGACATAGTGGTATCAAATTTGTGACGCCGCACCAGCGCCATAATAATGAAGACAAGCAACTACTTGAAAAGAGAGTGGCGGTTTATGAATTGGCTAAATCAGAACATCCAGAGCGATGGCCAGGCGCAATCAGGGATTGGAGCCATATAAATGAAGTCGCTTTAAATCCAGAAAGAGAAAGGGCGGGTATAAATTAA
- the rsmD gene encoding 16S rRNA (guanine(966)-N(2))-methyltransferase RsmD encodes MKRKPLKGGAAKGAQNQSQGQLRIIAGRWRGRKLSFPALPGVRPTPDRVRETLFNWLQFQLDNAQCLDLFAGSGALGLEALSRGVANCQFVEASGPMSQALQGHVKTLNCSQAKIATADCLKWLDQPASQQFDLVMLDPPYHKGFAEPTCQLLQDKGWLTGKSMIYVEVETELGQPVVPVGWQLHRQTSAGQVSGWLFNQS; translated from the coding sequence ATGAAACGCAAGCCCTTGAAGGGAGGCGCTGCAAAAGGCGCCCAAAATCAGTCGCAAGGACAGCTTCGAATTATTGCTGGCCGCTGGCGTGGCCGTAAATTGAGCTTTCCGGCATTACCTGGCGTTAGGCCAACACCTGACCGGGTACGAGAAACTTTGTTTAACTGGCTGCAATTTCAGTTGGATAATGCCCAGTGCCTAGATTTATTTGCCGGAAGCGGTGCTTTAGGGCTTGAAGCTTTATCCCGAGGGGTGGCGAATTGCCAGTTTGTAGAAGCATCTGGCCCAATGAGTCAAGCCTTGCAAGGCCATGTAAAAACACTTAATTGCTCACAGGCCAAAATCGCCACAGCAGATTGCTTAAAATGGCTCGACCAACCCGCGAGCCAGCAGTTTGATTTAGTCATGCTCGATCCGCCTTACCACAAGGGTTTTGCCGAACCTACTTGCCAGCTGCTGCAAGACAAAGGTTGGTTAACTGGAAAATCGATGATTTATGTCGAAGTTGAAACCGAACTGGGCCAACCAGTAGTGCCCGTTGGTTGGCAATTACATCGCCAAACTTCTGCAGGGCAAGTTTCTGGCTGGTTATTTAACCAGAGTTAA
- the ftsE gene encoding cell division ATP-binding protein FtsE: MIEFQQVSKSYPGGYQALNNVSFALENGEMAFVTGHSGAGKSTLLKLVCLIERPTSGTLLVGGYNLSKITDRQIPSLRRQIGMIFQNHKLLNDRSVFDNVALPLVIEGLNQKEIGRRTRAALDKVGLLSKEKYSPSTLSGGEQQRVGIARAVVSKPPVLLADEPTGNLDPGLSAEIMQLFQEFNRVGVSVLIASHDLALIETLPCRQLVLSQGSIITPDQIGSVDTGTNTTNDTSGQISNQQAVL; this comes from the coding sequence ATGATCGAGTTTCAACAGGTAAGCAAGAGTTATCCCGGCGGCTATCAGGCGCTGAATAATGTCAGCTTCGCCCTGGAAAATGGTGAAATGGCTTTTGTCACGGGCCATTCTGGGGCAGGTAAATCAACTCTGTTGAAACTGGTCTGTTTGATCGAGCGACCCACCAGCGGCACCTTGCTGGTGGGCGGTTATAACCTGAGCAAAATCACCGACCGGCAGATACCATCGTTACGACGGCAAATTGGTATGATTTTTCAAAATCATAAACTGCTTAATGACCGCTCGGTATTCGACAATGTCGCTCTGCCTTTGGTTATTGAAGGTTTAAACCAGAAAGAAATTGGCCGGCGCACCCGAGCTGCCTTAGATAAAGTTGGCTTGTTGAGTAAAGAAAAATACTCACCTTCAACCCTTTCTGGTGGTGAACAACAACGAGTCGGCATTGCCCGCGCAGTGGTTAGCAAACCACCGGTGCTATTGGCTGACGAACCTACCGGCAACCTTGACCCTGGGCTTTCGGCAGAAATCATGCAGCTGTTTCAGGAGTTCAACCGAGTCGGTGTTAGCGTGTTAATCGCAAGCCACGATTTGGCCTTAATTGAAACGCTACCTTGTCGTCAGTTAGTGCTCAGCCAAGGCAGTATTATCACTCCAGATCAAATCGGCTCTGTTGATACCGGCACGAATACTACCAACGATACTTCCGGCCAAATTAGCAATCAGCAGGCGGTCTTATGA
- a CDS encoding TetR/AcrR family transcriptional regulator — MNSSTESSIQTDGYAETLDRNRVRALPSQARSKERVDLILRCTVEIICEVGVNGAKTSEIARRAGISLASLYRYFPNKTAIVATLADRYFQELRNYLSSFLENFDLQQIGNLIDELSDFYRNKPGFVEILRGIGSMPELKEQQEQDRKMAAEAIQKAVTKLYPHLAGPDISMACWMISDAVVHMLQQSQQMPPEQVEYMLKELKLMISCYAMARLGGMNKADVPQVPLSQVNSADNALA, encoded by the coding sequence GTGAACAGTTCCACAGAATCGTCGATACAAACTGACGGGTACGCAGAAACACTAGATCGCAATCGGGTGAGAGCTCTGCCTTCGCAAGCGCGAAGCAAAGAACGCGTTGATCTGATTTTGCGTTGTACTGTAGAAATTATTTGTGAAGTGGGGGTTAACGGTGCAAAAACCAGTGAAATTGCTCGGCGTGCCGGAATTTCGCTAGCGTCTCTTTATCGCTATTTTCCTAATAAAACGGCAATTGTTGCAACCCTTGCTGACCGGTATTTTCAGGAACTGAGAAACTACTTATCCAGCTTTCTTGAAAATTTCGATTTGCAGCAAATTGGTAATTTGATCGATGAATTATCAGATTTTTATCGAAACAAACCTGGCTTCGTAGAAATTTTGCGTGGCATAGGTTCAATGCCAGAATTGAAAGAACAGCAAGAACAAGATCGTAAAATGGCAGCTGAAGCCATTCAAAAAGCAGTGACTAAATTATATCCACACCTAGCTGGCCCAGACATTAGCATGGCGTGCTGGATGATTTCAGATGCCGTGGTTCATATGCTGCAGCAATCTCAGCAAATGCCTCCAGAGCAGGTGGAGTATATGTTGAAAGAGTTAAAGCTAATGATAAGTTGTTACGCCATGGCCCGATTGGGTGGCATGAATAAGGCTGACGTTCCTCAAGTGCCTTTATCTCAGGTAAATTCTGCAGATAACGCACTGGCCTAA
- a CDS encoding PaaI family thioesterase yields the protein MNALEIIRQVQQNNDFSPLYQLIPYASLIGIEFERQQDALLFHMPFKDENIGNSALPALHGGVLGGFMELSSTIHLLWHMQTNSLPRVVDTSVDYLRSGRPITTHAKCEVVRHGRRVANVMTQIWQDDPDKPIATARTHYILTPVDQ from the coding sequence ATGAATGCGTTAGAGATTATTCGACAGGTGCAGCAAAACAATGACTTTTCGCCGCTATATCAGCTAATCCCTTATGCCAGCCTGATTGGCATTGAATTTGAACGGCAGCAAGATGCACTTTTATTTCACATGCCGTTCAAAGATGAGAACATTGGTAACAGTGCGTTACCTGCATTGCATGGCGGTGTTTTGGGTGGTTTTATGGAGTTGTCTTCGACGATTCATTTGTTATGGCATATGCAAACCAATAGCTTACCGCGGGTGGTTGATACTTCGGTCGATTATTTGCGTTCTGGGCGGCCTATTACCACTCATGCAAAATGTGAGGTAGTGCGGCATGGGCGGCGAGTTGCCAACGTGATGACTCAGATCTGGCAAGATGATCCGGATAAGCCAATCGCTACCGCTCGCACCCATTACATACTGACACCAGTTGACCAGTAA